TTAGAGTCTTGGTGAGTCTAGTTTATGTGTGAACTCTCAAAGGCTTCTGTGCATCTCCTGTTCGTGTTTGTTTCCTTGCTGATGTCAAAATGTCCCACACAGGTCATCTGCTTTGAGATCCTCCCATCATGCGGCTGGAGGCCCAGCTCAGACTGTGTCAGAGTTGTGTGTGGTGCTGCAAGAGTGGACTGCGTCTGCTCTCTCAGAGCCATGCTCACAGGTAGACTCGGTGCATGTGGGAGTGTTGGATTTAATCAGAGTTGTTTTCTTATGTGTAGGGATGCAAATATagaaaccacacaaacattACTCATCAAATCCAGCCAGTTAACCTCAGACTGGAGCCACAGGTCACTCACGATGGGGAGAGAGAGCCATGCAGAGCTTTGTGCTTACATCCATCAGACTCTAATCTATTCATTTTAACACTATTTATTAagaatttttacttttaagCTGCACTTACCACAGTCCATTGCTCTCTGGATCTAATATATGGTATGTCGTTGTGATATATGTGTATGATACACACTGATGcttttacataaataaagttagtAATGGCTAAATacagttattttaaatgaattgaaTGTACTCTGCTTTGTTCAGGTCTGAAGacctttatttaattttgagtTATTTGCTTTCTCACCACAGAAAATCTTTGGACCACTACGATCTCCTTGGAATCAAATCGGATGCCTCCTTGGAGGAAATCAAACATGCATTTTTTGACAAATCTAAGAAGGTAGGATCCTGGTTCATTAACAACATGTGCACGTAATAAAACATATGTCTGGCCACTTGAGGGCAGCCTCTCACAGCCGAGTTTCTACTTGGTAACTGTTCCCACAGTGGGCTTCctgactgtttgttttcctggaGTAGCTTCCAGTGTAAATAAGGATGGACGTGTGTATTTACCTTGTGATTGTAGAATAACTGAGGGATGAGGCAACTCACCCTTCAGAGAAAAAATCCTGGTTGTGACAGTACATATTCATGTAGAGACAGAAAGAACATTTTGTGTTGTATATAAGCTCGGTCTGCACCATAATGTCTTGGTTGGATGGTTTTTATTCTACACCTGATCATCCCTGCTCCCCTTCTCCCatgtttctgcagctgcaccCAGACAGCGACCCGTCGAACCCAGCGCTGCACGGCCAGTTTGTGGAGTTGAATGAGGCTTACCATGTTCTGAGCAAAGAGCCGAGCAGGAAGGAGTACGACTTCAAAATCAGACACAGATACACTGGGGGCCAGGCCTTTACATCCACCTCCAATCACACCACATACAGAGCCAGGTGAAGATACACACAACGTGTCAGCCATTGCTTGTTTATAATTCTAACATTCGTTCACACTCCAACACTCTTGAATCAATGCAGAAGATGCATAATTAATTTCAAGACTAAGTCCATGTGGCTTGTGTTTGCTTGCTGTAACACAGGATATGATATTGTGATGGCTACACACCTGAAGCCTCCACCTCTGCAGTGAcactaaaagaatacaaaattaTCTGTCCAGTAACGAGCCAGAAGTGCCGCATAGTTTCAAGTTTCAGGTTTTGTTCAACCTCGTGCACAAATCTAGAAACTATCGACATTTTGTCTGCACCACTCTGTGGCAGATCGTTTGTTACTCTGATCGCTGGAGAcgcactgtgtgttttttgtttttatgaaaacaagaaaatctgtgtgtttttcatcagtAAAATGAAAGAATCAGAAGTAATTTGTCCATTGCAGTGCTTTGGAAAACCATACGCAAAATATAGACATAGATACAGATACATCATCTGTATGGTTGCACAGCAAGTAGCAaagtgcatgtatgtgcatatGACAGAGTGGTAAAGTACATTTAAGTATTGCTGGAGTCTGTCTGGCTTGCGATAAGATTTCTTAGTTTTGACCTTTGGTGCGCTCTGACTCTCGTCTGTGTTAAATGTCACAATCATGATCTCTCTTCAACCACTTCCCCCCCCAGTACGAACGCTCAGGACAACAGTTTTTACTGGGATCAGTTTCATCGGTCTCATTCCCCTGAGATGTtgtcagaggagcagcagaagaacaggaggaggaacttTCGCCTGGTGGGCTACTGCGTCCTCACTATGTTCCTCAGCGTAGGAGCTCACATAGTCTTCTTCAGGTAAAAACTGTACATGATGTGATACTCgccatgtttccatcacttATTGAATCGGAAGCCTTTCAACAATGAATGCCAGAAAGTAGAAGAATGACAAAGATCAATCAGAACTATTGCAacagtaaaatgtgaaataactgACCTTGAAAGTCTGTTAAATACTGTACCAGGGTTTCCCCAAGGATTTCGTTTTCAGCAGTTGTGCTGTTGTGTCTGCGTCCATGAGCGTGGGACACCGGAGCCACAGAAATACATTCAATGACCTTAGATTCGTTATATATTGTGAAAATTCGTTTATCGAGAGCTTTTGACACTTGAAGGGCTCTGCAGGCTCTGATCTCTGATCTCTGTTATAATGAATGTCAAAGAACAAAGTGTCTCGACTCACTCGTTGAGTTTTACACATCCAGATAAATATAGCATGTTAACAACTGAGGGACCGTGCGATCATTCAGACTCATTTGGGTATTAATAGGCTGCTGAAATAACCGGTTCATGCCTCAAATGTTAATCTTTAATTAATCCAAAATTAAAGATCAATTTTTTTTGCATCTACAAACAAATGACTACCTGATCTCATGGGGTGCTGACGTCTCGGATGTCCTGTGTTTGCACAAGGTTTGGTAACATTCCCTCCAGACGTCAGTGATTCAGTACACTCATCAGGTGTTCAACTGGAGGAACTAATGGGATATGCGCAGGTGTTAAAGAGGTGCATGGAAGAGGATGCTCTGCGATGTTAATGCAttagcctctgtgtgtgtgtgtgtgtgtgtgtgtgtgtgtgtgtgtgtgtgtgtgtgtgtgtgtgtgtgtgtgtgtgtgtgtgtgtgtgtgtgtgtgtgtgtgtgtgtgtgtgtgtgtgtgtgtgtgtgtgtgtgtgtgtgtgtgtgtggtctcctTCATTGTGTTTAGGCACCAGTCCACTCCTCGCTCTGTGGAAAGCGTGAATCGCTATATGCATTGTCATTACAAGTATTTCCATTGCAAATATTTGGATGTATTTAGGGGAGGATGCTGCTCTACCCCATCTTCCCGCTGTCTCTTCAACTGGTTTCcttaatttatgttttcttctctttgccCTCTCGAGTTCTCTTG
The Hippoglossus stenolepis isolate QCI-W04-F060 chromosome 7, HSTE1.2, whole genome shotgun sequence genome window above contains:
- the dnajc4 gene encoding dnaJ homolog subfamily C member 4, coding for MRLEAQLRLCQSCVWCCKSGLRLLSQSHAHRKSLDHYDLLGIKSDASLEEIKHAFFDKSKKLHPDSDPSNPALHGQFVELNEAYHVLSKEPSRKEYDFKIRHRYTGGQAFTSTSNHTTYRASTNAQDNSFYWDQFHRSHSPEMLSEEQQKNRRRNFRLVGYCVLTMFLSVGAHIVFFSKLEDVHTNFMDEKDRVITEIYNDSKERARINGFKKQTEILRQKHAEFLEKCKNPDSGDAK